The Patescibacteria group bacterium genome includes the window TTTTGCGATTATAACTTTTAGTTTGATTGGGGATCTAACTGATGGGCAATTAAAAGAGATTGGGGAGCGAGCGCAGGATGAATTAGAAAATATCAAAGGGGTGTCGCGAGTGGATTTGCTTGGGGCTAGACAAAGAGAGTTTAACGTTGTGTTAAATCAAGCCAAGATGAATCAATTTGGCCTTGGGATTAATCAAGTGGTGGGCGCTATTAGCGCTAGCAATGTAAATTTTCCTTTGGGAACGGTTGAAGTGGGCGGAATGAAATATAATGTTAGGTCCACAGGGAAATTTGAATCAATAGAAGATTTGGGAAATGTTGTTGTTAAATCAAATCAATCGGGGTTGATATTTTTAAAAGACATAGCGGATATTAAAGATCAGCTAGCGGAAAAATCAACGGTTTCTAGAGTGTCGCTTAATGGCGGATCTTTGCAAAATGTAGTTTCTTTGCAGGTTTATAAAAAAACAGGGGGTAATATTATTGATATTATTGATGTGGCAAAAGAGCATTTGGATGATTTGAAAAAAAAGGAAATAATCCCAAAAAATGTGACTGTTGAGGTTGTTAGCGATATGTCGCAATTTATTAGAGATGATTTAAACACCTTGGGAAAAAGCGGAATTCAGACCTTTATTTTGATATTTATATTGCTTAGTTTGGCTTTGGCTTTAAGGCAGGCAATGATTGCGGCTTTGGCTGTGCCTTTGATTTTTTTGGGAACTTTTGGTGTTTTAAAAATGCAGGGCCAGACTTTGAATAGTTTAACTTTGTTTTCTTTAGTGCTTTCTCTTGGGCTTTTGGTTGATACTCTGATTATTATTTTAGAAGGTTTGCACGACAATCTAATGAAAGGTTACACGCCCGAGGAGTCGGCCCTACTTTCTGTGAGTGTATTTAAGTGGCCCTTGATTGCTGGAGTTTTAACGACTATTTCCGCGTTTGTGCCAATGTTTTTGGTAAGCGGAGTAGTAGGCGAATTTTTAAAAACAATGCCTTTAACGATTTCAGCGACTTTAGGCATTTCACTTTTGGTGGCCTTGATTATTATTCCGTCGTTGGCGGCGAGGGTGATTAAGAGAAGGGCTTCCTCAAATTTTCTCGAATCAAACTCTAATATCTCTAATTCGAAAAATTCGAGCCCATTAGAGGAAATTAGAGGAGTAGAAAAAGAGCATTTGATGGAGAAATATTTTACAAAGCCATTGCAGAAGCGGTATCATAATTTTATTAGAAAATTGCTTTATTCAAAAAAGAGAAGGCGAGGATTGGCAATTTCCGTGATAGCGGCTTTTATAATCTCTATGGGCGCTTTGGTTTTTGGTTTTATACCTTTGCAAATGTTTCCTAAGTATGATGTTGATTTTTTTGTGGTTAATATTGAATTGCCGAATGGGTCGATTTTGGAAGAGACCGAGAAAAAAGTTCAATTGGTAGAGTATAAACTTTTGGAAACTCCAGAGATTGAGAGTTTTGTGACCAATGTTGGGAGCGGCGGCGGTTTGGCTTTTACCGGTTTTGGCCCGAGCGGCGGGGCGAGCGAGAATTTGGCGGCGGTGACGGTTAATTTGTACGAGAAAGGAAAACGAAATAGAGAAATAGAGAAATTAGAAATTAAGAAATTAAGGGACGCGAATGGCGGCGTCCCTAATGACTCGTCCCTAATGACTCATGACTCGCCAATGACTAATGACCTACCTGAACGGACCAGTTATGAAATTGCGGCTGATTTACGAAGCGCCTTTAAAAAAATTGATGGAGCTAAAGTATCAGTGACTGAAATAGAGGAGGGCCCGCCAGCAGCGGAACCAGTGGAAGCGCGGATTACTGGCGATGATTTGGCGATTTTGGACCGGATAGCTTCTGATATTGAGGGAATGCTTTCTGAAATTCCCGGGGCAGTAGAAGTGGATACGGGCGTTAGAGTATCGCCGCCAGAATTCGGTTTTAGATTAAAACATGAAGAGTTGGGCCGGTATAATTTAAATGCCGCTGTTGTTTCTGGAATTTTGCGGAGCGCGATTTATGGGAGCAAAGCATCAACAGTGACCCGCGAAGGTACCTTCGGCTCGGCTCAGGCCCTTCGGGAGGATATTGATATCAGGGTGCAGTATCTAAGCGAGAGTGTGGATACGGTAGAAGCGTTAAAGAATTTGATGGTTATGACACCAACGGGCGAAAATATTGCTTTGAGTCAAATAGCGGATTTTGAATTGACCCCGGCTTTAGAAAATATAAGCCACCGAGATTTAAAGCGGATTGTTTCAGTGGCCGCAAAAAACCAAGAAAGAACTCCGGTCCAGATTCTTGCGGATTTACAGGATAAATTAGAGGATTATGATTTACCTGAAGGATATGAAATTATTTACGGCGGCGAACAAGAGCAAATGGAAGAAGTGTTTACCGAGCTTTATTACGCAATGATTGTGGCGGTACTTTTGATTTTATTGATTTTGATTTTGGAGTTTAATTCTTTTAAACAGCCGTTGATTATTATTTTAACTTTGCCAATGGCAATGATTGGAGTGGTTGTGGGGTTGAGAGTTTTGGGCTTAGCTTTTAGTTTCCCAGCGTTTTTGGGTTTGGTTGGTTTAGCCGGGATTGTGGTTAATGACGCGATTATTTTAATTGATAGGATAAATAATAATCTGCAAGAAAGAAAAATGGAATTAGTGGAAGCGATTGCCGAAGCCGGGGAGGCGAGATTGCAGCCGATATTTTTAACTACAGTGACTACGATTGCCGGAATTATGCCGTTGTATTTTGCGAACGAGTTTTGGCAGGGTTTATCAGTGGCTATGATTTTTGGTTTGGCATTTTCTACGATTTTGACGTTGTCGTTGGTACCGGTGCTTTATAGATGGTTGGAGGGGAAGAAGATGGTTAGAGGGGCAAATAGTGTAGTACAATAGTAACACAATTGTAATACAGTAGTAATACAATTGTAACTCATGGTTGATTTTTTTGGGATTTTTGATATAATGGAAATAACAAGCGGCGGTAGTTCAGTTTCCGCCAGAGGCGGATCAGCCTTTGGCTGAGGATAGAACGCCCCGGTTGCGACCGGGGAGGTCGCGGGTTCAAAAAATAATAATATAATATAAATTTTGCGGCGGTAGTTCAGTTGGCTAGAACGTCTCCTTGCCAAGGAGAAGGTCGCCGGTTCGAATCCGGTTCGCCGCTCCAGTACCTCGCCCCTCGACAAGCTTGGGGCTTTGGCTGGCAAGCCATTTAAGCCCGGGTGGTGGAATTGGTATACACGCAAGACTTAAAATCTTGTGGCTCTTTAAGCCATGCGGGTTCGATTCCCGCCCCGGGCACCAGTAAGGAAAAGTCAAATTTCGTTGGTTCGCCTCGCTTCGCTCGGCGACCAAATCGTAAGGAATTTTGGGCGAAAAAATCAGTTGGCGGTTTTGTAAAATGTGGTTCGAGCCGATATTTTTAAGAAATGTTGTCATTTCTTTTTTGTTTTCGGTTTCTACTAATTTTGCGGCTTGATTAAGCGATAAAACAAATTCACGAGCCGGTTCGAGCCAAGACAATCCTTTTTGCTCAAAGTCGGTGATTTTTTCTTGAAGTTCAACTTTTTGCGACAATAATTCCTGTTTTTTGGCGGCGTATTCTTCTGTGGATAAAGCATCGGCCAAAAATACATCGAGTAATTTCGCAAGTTTTGTTTCTATTTGGTTTAGTTGCTTTTTTAAATTTTCTACTTTTGATTGAGCTTGTTGTTTTGCCTGTTCTTGTTCGCTATCCAACGCCGCCAAAACTTTCTTGGTGTCTTGGCTCGACAAAGAAACTTTTTGAAGAAAGGATTTAATTTGCTCGGTTAAAAGTTCCTCTCGCAAATAATGTTTTTCTTGGCAGACCCCTTTCTTTTTGGTGCAACGATAATAATTATGTCCCTTTTGAATTTCGGCAGTTATTGAACAACCGCAAGAAGCGCATTTCATTAAGCCAAGAAAAGCAAAACTGTGTTTTCTGACTTCTTGAACTTTTCCTCGCTTGCTCATCACTTCTTGGCATTTATCAAAAAGTTTCTTTGAAATTAACGGCTCGTGTTGTCCCTCAAATAATTCCCCTCTGTATTTCATTAAGCCGATATAAAAAGGATTATTCAAAATTTTCTGAACATTACTAACAGCGATTTCTTTTCCAAGATTGCCATGCAAGCCTTTTTCTTTAGACCAATTTGCGAGAGATTTAAGAGTGTATCTACCAGTGGAGTAAAACTCAAAAAGTTTTTTCACTTTCCGTGCTTTTTCGTGGTCAATATCAATTAAGCGAGTTTTTGGATTATTGAGATAGCCCACCGGAGCCCAGCCGGGCCAAACGCCATTTCTGATTTTCTGCCTCAAGCCTCGTTTTACATTCTCTCGCAAATTGTCCACGAAATATTTGCTCTGTCCAAAAGCAATGTTCAGCATAAATAATCCCTGCGGCGTTGGCTCAAACCAAAAGGTGGGAAATTTGAGGGACTTAATCAAGCCGCGATCAACGAAGTGAATTATTTTACCGCCATCAACACTATTCCTCGCTAATCTGTCTGGGTGCCAAGAGATAATTCCGTCTGCCTTTCCTTTTTCAATCAATGACAACATTTCGGCGAATTTTATT containing:
- a CDS encoding efflux RND transporter permease subunit, whose protein sequence is MDNENNITKLSQRDRSSRQARDREINRKRIEETRAGFFGFFIKRWRLAILMVIGMAVWGFLSLMELPREAQPEVQIPIVVVTTVYPGASPGDIEELITDKVEEKIDGLENIASITSNSSFGVSSVVVEFEAGADLVESVRNLRDRADTISGLPSEAEDPMVMEIRINDFAIITFSLIGDLTDGQLKEIGERAQDELENIKGVSRVDLLGARQREFNVVLNQAKMNQFGLGINQVVGAISASNVNFPLGTVEVGGMKYNVRSTGKFESIEDLGNVVVKSNQSGLIFLKDIADIKDQLAEKSTVSRVSLNGGSLQNVVSLQVYKKTGGNIIDIIDVAKEHLDDLKKKEIIPKNVTVEVVSDMSQFIRDDLNTLGKSGIQTFILIFILLSLALALRQAMIAALAVPLIFLGTFGVLKMQGQTLNSLTLFSLVLSLGLLVDTLIIILEGLHDNLMKGYTPEESALLSVSVFKWPLIAGVLTTISAFVPMFLVSGVVGEFLKTMPLTISATLGISLLVALIIIPSLAARVIKRRASSNFLESNSNISNSKNSSPLEEIRGVEKEHLMEKYFTKPLQKRYHNFIRKLLYSKKRRRGLAISVIAAFIISMGALVFGFIPLQMFPKYDVDFFVVNIELPNGSILEETEKKVQLVEYKLLETPEIESFVTNVGSGGGLAFTGFGPSGGASENLAAVTVNLYEKGKRNREIEKLEIKKLRDANGGVPNDSSLMTHDSPMTNDLPERTSYEIAADLRSAFKKIDGAKVSVTEIEEGPPAAEPVEARITGDDLAILDRIASDIEGMLSEIPGAVEVDTGVRVSPPEFGFRLKHEELGRYNLNAAVVSGILRSAIYGSKASTVTREGTFGSAQALREDIDIRVQYLSESVDTVEALKNLMVMTPTGENIALSQIADFELTPALENISHRDLKRIVSVAAKNQERTPVQILADLQDKLEDYDLPEGYEIIYGGEQEQMEEVFTELYYAMIVAVLLILLILILEFNSFKQPLIIILTLPMAMIGVVVGLRVLGLAFSFPAFLGLVGLAGIVVNDAIILIDRINNNLQERKMELVEAIAEAGEARLQPIFLTTVTTIAGIMPLYFANEFWQGLSVAMIFGLAFSTILTLSLVPVLYRWLEGKKMVRGANSVVQ